A part of Hippea maritima DSM 10411 genomic DNA contains:
- a CDS encoding NAD-dependent epimerase/dehydratase family protein, translating into MRVFVSGATGFVGVNTVKKLIKYGHEVVAFVRNKGLAEKLLDRQVDVFQGSIEDFDTVYSGLKGCDAVIHIAGQIKAHNLDDLYTTNRIGSRNVAVASRRLNINNVVYVSSLAARGPDGAGSVVSHYGYSKRLGELEFIHNLFDANLKIIRPPIVYGPFDKGLLELFRMARLGVLPKMDKYYSFIFIDDLVEAIVKLINLDFDSPRIYCISSGKYHCKEINQALLRAAGKNGAFYLPLNDKIAMAGLLFSTSKSPFSRDKIREIKPKAWTCDSERLNKDIKFSPTIDIFTGFDITFRWYEEHGWI; encoded by the coding sequence ATGAGGGTTTTTGTAAGTGGCGCTACAGGTTTTGTAGGTGTCAATACGGTAAAAAAACTTATAAAATATGGCCATGAAGTTGTTGCTTTTGTGAGGAATAAAGGCTTAGCAGAAAAACTTTTAGATAGGCAGGTAGATGTATTTCAGGGTAGCATAGAAGACTTTGATACAGTATATAGTGGATTAAAAGGATGCGATGCAGTAATTCATATTGCCGGTCAAATAAAAGCGCATAATTTAGACGATCTATACACTACCAATAGAATTGGCTCAAGAAATGTTGCTGTTGCCTCGAGAAGGCTTAATATAAACAACGTTGTTTATGTATCATCTTTGGCTGCAAGGGGGCCGGATGGGGCAGGAAGTGTTGTCTCGCATTATGGCTATTCCAAGCGCCTTGGTGAGCTTGAGTTTATTCACAATTTATTTGATGCCAATTTAAAAATCATAAGACCTCCCATAGTCTATGGGCCTTTTGATAAGGGGCTGCTTGAGTTATTCAGAATGGCAAGATTGGGCGTTTTGCCCAAAATGGATAAATATTACAGCTTTATTTTTATAGATGATCTGGTTGAAGCTATTGTCAAGCTTATTAATTTAGATTTTGATAGTCCAAGAATATACTGTATATCGAGTGGAAAATACCACTGCAAAGAAATAAATCAAGCCCTACTTAGAGCAGCTGGTAAAAATGGGGCTTTTTATTTGCCACTTAACGATAAAATAGCCATGGCTGGATTGTTATTCAGTACAAGCAAATCACCTTTTAGCAGAGATAAAATAAGAGAGATAAAGCCCAAGGCCTGGACTTGCGATTCTGAAAGATTGAATAAGGATATAAAGTTTAGCCCTACTATTGATATATTCACAGGATTTGATATAACCTTTAGATGGTATGAAGAGCATGGATGGATATAG
- the mtnA gene encoding S-methyl-5-thioribose-1-phosphate isomerase encodes MKSMDGYSPIVFNDNDELLMLNQLLLPKEKLYVKARDVDSVCKAIKDMIVRGAPLIGIVAAFGVYLGVRECASKDELLGRFNSAVECLSKTRPTAVNLFYALDRMKAVVEDKIDILPVYKLIKKLRATAFTIWEEQKQQDEKIGQFGANFLKGKRRILTHCNTGSLATGGIGTALGIIKTMHRNGMLDIVYVDETRPYLQGARLTAFELKEEGIPFKIVTDNSCGMLARYGLVDGVIVGADRIARNGDTANKIGTYCLATMCKRHNITFVVAAPESTIDRNIASAEDIPIEERSKTEVLNCGGVRIAPNGSEALNFSFDITDSELIDAIITEKGVYRYPYEF; translated from the coding sequence ATGAAGAGCATGGATGGATATAGTCCCATAGTATTTAATGACAACGATGAGCTGCTCATGTTGAATCAACTTCTCCTTCCTAAGGAGAAGTTGTATGTAAAAGCAAGGGATGTTGATAGTGTATGCAAGGCCATAAAGGATATGATTGTAAGGGGTGCTCCCCTTATCGGCATAGTGGCCGCTTTTGGCGTGTATCTGGGTGTTAGAGAGTGCGCAAGTAAGGATGAGTTGTTGGGTAGGTTTAACAGTGCCGTTGAGTGTTTATCCAAAACCAGACCCACGGCTGTTAATCTGTTTTATGCTCTGGATAGGATGAAAGCTGTGGTTGAGGATAAGATAGATATCCTGCCTGTTTATAAGCTTATTAAAAAATTAAGAGCCACTGCCTTTACGATTTGGGAGGAGCAAAAACAACAGGATGAAAAGATAGGACAATTTGGAGCTAATTTTTTGAAAGGGAAGAGGAGAATTCTAACACACTGCAATACAGGTAGCCTTGCAACTGGTGGAATAGGTACGGCTTTAGGCATAATAAAGACGATGCACAGAAATGGGATGTTGGATATCGTATATGTAGATGAGACAAGGCCATATTTACAGGGTGCTCGTCTCACAGCATTCGAATTAAAAGAGGAAGGTATACCTTTTAAGATAGTTACAGATAACTCATGCGGCATGCTTGCAAGATACGGTCTTGTGGATGGTGTGATTGTTGGGGCCGACAGGATTGCAAGAAACGGTGATACTGCTAATAAAATAGGCACATATTGCCTTGCGACTATGTGTAAAAGACACAATATTACTTTTGTTGTTGCAGCACCTGAGTCAACTATAGATAGAAACATAGCATCTGCAGAAGATATACCTATTGAGGAGCGCTCAAAGACTGAGGTTTTAAACTGCGGCGGTGTTAGGATTGCACCGAACGGCTCAGAAGCCCTTAATTTCTCATTCGATATAACAGATTCTGAACTTATTGATGCCATAATAACGGAGAAGGGGGTTTATAGGTATCCTTATGAGTTTTAA
- a CDS encoding FtsB family cell division protein, giving the protein MVNIRHGSRLIDVIILFAALITTGLIGKGIYDKQIQLRELKEKSSLLDKRIETLNSNIEKIKREIDIAKSDPYYLKQKASDRYLMINKDESIIIFEDGK; this is encoded by the coding sequence ATGGTGAATATCCGACATGGAAGTAGACTAATAGATGTAATCATACTGTTTGCAGCCTTAATAACAACCGGTTTGATAGGCAAAGGTATATACGATAAGCAGATACAGTTGAGGGAGCTGAAAGAGAAAAGCTCCCTTCTTGATAAAAGAATTGAAACCTTAAATAGCAATATTGAAAAAATAAAGAGAGAGATAGATATAGCCAAAAGCGATCCTTATTACTTAAAACAAAAGGCTTCAGATAGATATCTTATGATAAACAAAGATGAATCTATAATTATTTTTGAAGATGGTAAATAA
- the trmFO gene encoding methylenetetrahydrofolate--tRNA-(uracil(54)-C(5))-methyltransferase (FADH(2)-oxidizing) TrmFO: MVNNPKINIVGAGLAGVEAAFAIANRGFDVNLFEMKPYTFSEVHRSEKLAEIVCSNSFGNKKLSTASGVLKKEMEILGSTLLKAAYEVKVEAGGALAVDRVKFSDLVTSWIEEHPRIHLIREKVEKLNDSDIWVVACGPLCDKSLLEFLQEKYIRGDMLYFFDAIAPIVYADTVDYSKGFWGSRYSDDKDYFNCVLTEEDYKLFYKELINAQKVEFREFEKNYFEACLPIEEIAERGEQTLLFGPLKPVGLKYEGKQPFAVVQLRKENKEGTLLSMVGFQTKLTYPEQKRVFRLIPALRNAEFAKLGSLHRNTFIDSPHLLNEFLQLKSGENIFFAGQITGVEGYMASAVSGIYVGMNIALKIKKGKMLTPPKNTMFGGLIYYITIKEDQFQPISENFGFINVGNVRPKKKKREIQAELAIKNTRIWREQYESEFN, from the coding sequence ATGGTAAATAATCCCAAGATAAATATAGTCGGTGCAGGTTTAGCCGGAGTTGAAGCGGCTTTTGCTATAGCAAATAGAGGCTTTGATGTCAATCTATTTGAAATGAAGCCTTACACATTTAGTGAAGTTCATAGAAGTGAAAAGTTAGCAGAAATTGTTTGTAGCAATTCCTTTGGTAACAAAAAACTATCAACGGCAAGTGGTGTTCTAAAGAAAGAAATGGAGATTTTGGGCTCAACTCTCCTAAAGGCGGCTTATGAGGTTAAGGTAGAGGCTGGAGGTGCTTTAGCTGTTGATAGAGTTAAGTTTTCAGATCTTGTTACATCTTGGATTGAAGAACACCCAAGAATACATCTTATCCGGGAAAAAGTGGAAAAGCTAAACGATTCTGATATTTGGGTTGTAGCTTGTGGGCCGTTATGTGATAAAAGTCTTTTAGAGTTTTTACAAGAGAAATACATAAGGGGTGATATGCTTTATTTCTTTGATGCTATTGCACCTATTGTTTATGCCGATACAGTCGATTATTCAAAGGGATTCTGGGGTTCAAGGTATAGCGATGATAAAGATTACTTTAACTGCGTTTTGACAGAGGAAGATTATAAGTTGTTTTACAAGGAGCTTATTAATGCACAAAAGGTGGAGTTTAGGGAATTTGAGAAAAACTATTTTGAAGCTTGCCTACCCATTGAAGAGATAGCAGAAAGGGGTGAGCAGACGCTTCTTTTTGGCCCTCTTAAGCCGGTTGGTCTGAAATATGAAGGTAAGCAGCCGTTTGCCGTTGTTCAGTTAAGAAAAGAGAACAAAGAGGGAACGCTCCTTTCCATGGTAGGTTTTCAAACGAAGCTCACATACCCTGAGCAGAAAAGGGTTTTTAGGCTTATACCAGCATTGAGGAATGCAGAGTTTGCAAAGCTTGGAAGCCTTCATAGAAATACATTTATAGATTCTCCACACCTTTTAAATGAGTTTCTACAACTAAAGAGCGGTGAGAATATATTCTTTGCCGGTCAAATTACAGGTGTTGAAGGATACATGGCATCAGCTGTAAGTGGTATCTATGTCGGCATGAACATAGCCTTGAAGATAAAAAAGGGTAAAATGTTAACTCCTCCTAAAAATACAATGTTTGGTGGTCTTATTTATTACATCACAATAAAGGAAGATCAATTTCAGCCTATAAGTGAAAATTTTGGTTTTATCAATGTGGGTAATGTAAGGCCAAAGAAGAAAAAAAGGGAGATTCAGGCTGAGCTGGCCATAAAGAATACAAGAATCTGGAGAGAACAGTATGAAAGTGAGTTTAATTGA
- the thyX gene encoding FAD-dependent thymidylate synthase, translating into MKVSLIEHTPNPDYVAAFSARVCYSTNPNDLKLDEKSIKKLLRRVIKSGHHSVLEHVNFTFLIEGISRVATHQLVRHRIASYSQQSHRYTKIEKDSFVIPPSIENMPHIKEIYDQFIRNSLEFYNRLIELGVKKEDARFVIPQAASSNIVVSMNARELLHFFSLRCCVRAQWEIREAAIEMLKITKSKAPIIFENAGPACVRGRCPEEKPCPNISEIRHFFKNL; encoded by the coding sequence ATGAAAGTGAGTTTAATTGAACACACGCCCAACCCGGACTATGTTGCCGCTTTTTCTGCCCGTGTGTGTTATAGCACAAATCCCAATGATCTAAAGTTAGACGAAAAAAGCATAAAGAAACTGCTGCGCAGGGTTATAAAATCCGGGCACCATTCGGTGCTGGAGCATGTGAATTTCACATTCCTTATAGAGGGTATAAGCAGGGTTGCAACGCACCAGCTTGTCCGCCATAGAATTGCAAGCTATTCGCAGCAGAGCCACAGATACACAAAGATCGAAAAGGATAGTTTTGTTATACCGCCATCCATAGAGAATATGCCACATATCAAAGAGATATATGATCAATTTATCAGAAACTCGTTGGAGTTTTATAATAGACTGATTGAGTTGGGCGTGAAGAAGGAGGATGCGCGTTTTGTTATACCTCAGGCTGCTAGCTCCAATATCGTTGTATCGATGAACGCACGGGAGCTTTTGCACTTCTTTAGTTTGAGGTGTTGTGTTAGGGCTCAGTGGGAGATAAGGGAGGCAGCAATAGAGATGTTAAAAATAACAAAATCCAAAGCGCCTATCATATTTGAGAATGCTGGACCTGCCTGTGTTAGGGGCAGATGCCCAGAGGAAAAGCCGTGTCCCAACATATCAGAGATCAGACATTTCTTTAAGAACCTATGA
- the murJ gene encoding murein biosynthesis integral membrane protein MurJ → MFKNAKIIAFFTLISRILGYIRDVLIASHFGVSIYTDMFFIAFRIPNTLRRFLGEGAINSSVVPVLSRIDEDKKPLAVWNIIFVFGFVLLMVSVLGVVFSKVLVAIFAGGYLKSGYFPLMNNMVKLTFPYIFFIGLTVLFMGILNTYKHFAIPSFAPALLNISLIGFVYFSYKFSNPIYALCVGVIIGGLLQLAISLFDFTLLKIPFRFSLKIENSTKQMFSLMGITALGSGVMQISSMVDSFVASFLAPGSFSYIFYANRLFQLPFAVFSIALSQSSLPDLSSLRRDQLTKAVALLLRFVVFISVAVEMYFLFFSRELVDLLFKHGRFSGPAASNTSLTLKIMILGFLFFSVAKILSNAFYSFEDAKTPLRASIISSSVAIVASVAFGFWLGFVGLAISMSLSGLANAVVLWFYANRSIGRLRVIDVIDRLSVFEFVVLLLLSFAFSRIAFGFLFVLVFYAGFALYGFKYYSAFESK, encoded by the coding sequence ATGTTTAAAAACGCTAAGATTATAGCATTCTTTACACTTATAAGCAGGATTTTGGGTTATATTCGGGATGTTTTGATAGCTTCCCATTTTGGCGTAAGTATTTATACAGACATGTTTTTTATTGCATTCAGGATCCCCAACACATTGAGAAGATTTTTAGGCGAGGGTGCTATAAACTCATCCGTTGTTCCTGTATTGTCAAGGATTGATGAGGATAAGAAACCTTTAGCTGTCTGGAATATTATATTCGTATTTGGTTTTGTTTTGCTTATGGTTTCTGTTTTGGGTGTTGTATTTTCCAAGGTTTTAGTGGCTATCTTTGCCGGTGGATACCTAAAAAGCGGGTATTTTCCCCTTATGAACAATATGGTTAAACTCACATTTCCATACATCTTCTTCATAGGCTTAACCGTTCTTTTTATGGGTATTTTAAACACATACAAGCATTTCGCCATTCCGTCGTTTGCACCCGCACTTTTAAATATAAGTTTGATAGGCTTTGTCTATTTTAGCTATAAGTTTTCAAACCCTATATATGCGCTTTGTGTGGGCGTTATTATCGGTGGTTTGCTGCAGCTTGCCATCTCTTTGTTTGACTTTACCCTTTTAAAAATTCCATTTAGATTTAGCTTGAAGATAGAAAATTCAACAAAACAGATGTTTTCTCTTATGGGTATAACGGCCTTAGGAAGCGGTGTTATGCAGATATCCTCTATGGTGGATAGCTTTGTGGCAAGTTTTTTGGCACCAGGCAGCTTCTCCTATATCTTTTATGCCAACAGACTGTTTCAGTTGCCGTTTGCCGTTTTTTCTATTGCTTTGTCTCAGAGTTCCCTGCCTGATCTATCCAGCCTTAGAAGGGATCAACTAACAAAGGCTGTGGCTTTGCTTTTGAGGTTTGTTGTGTTTATCTCTGTTGCCGTTGAGATGTATTTTCTTTTCTTTTCAAGGGAACTGGTGGATCTGTTATTTAAGCATGGCAGGTTTTCAGGTCCTGCTGCCTCCAACACATCGCTTACGCTTAAGATTATGATCTTGGGATTTTTGTTCTTTTCTGTTGCCAAGATCCTGTCCAACGCCTTTTATTCGTTTGAGGATGCAAAAACACCCCTTAGAGCTTCGATTATCTCCTCATCTGTTGCTATTGTTGCCTCTGTTGCCTTTGGATTTTGGTTGGGGTTTGTTGGCCTTGCCATCTCTATGAGCTTAAGCGGGCTTGCAAATGCAGTTGTTTTGTGGTTTTATGCCAATAGATCTATAGGCAGGCTAAGGGTTATAGATGTTATAGATAGGCTTTCTGTGTTTGAGTTTGTTGTTTTATTGCTTCTATCCTTTGCCTTTAGTAGGATCGCCTTTGGCTTTTTGTTTGTTTTGGTTTTCTATGCGGGTTTTGCACTTTACGGTTTTAAATATTACTCTGCCTTTGAAAGCAAATAA
- the rsmI gene encoding 16S rRNA (cytidine(1402)-2'-O)-methyltransferase, whose translation MSGTLFVVATPIGNLSDITFRAVETLKRSAYVLAESPHHSKRLFEAYSIDTPMIKYNDDYKVDAIIEKAIDDVMGGLDISLISDAGTPTISDPGYRIVKRFRDEGLRVESIPGASALIAALSASGLPTDRFVFLGFLPKTSGRRVNVLKSADIDATIIFYESPNRIIKSLLSVKEALGNRDVVVARELTKVYEEFITGSVDEVIEKLKSRPSIKGEFVVLVKKHV comes from the coding sequence ATGAGCGGCACCTTGTTTGTTGTTGCAACGCCTATAGGGAATTTGTCGGATATAACATTTAGGGCTGTGGAAACCCTGAAGCGCTCAGCCTATGTGTTAGCAGAATCACCCCACCATTCAAAACGGTTGTTTGAGGCATACTCCATTGACACGCCTATGATTAAATACAACGATGATTATAAGGTTGATGCTATAATTGAAAAAGCCATTGATGATGTGATGGGTGGGCTTGATATATCGCTGATAAGCGATGCAGGCACACCAACCATATCCGACCCGGGTTATAGGATAGTAAAGCGCTTTAGGGATGAGGGCTTAAGGGTTGAGTCCATACCGGGGGCTTCGGCATTGATTGCAGCTTTAAGTGCAAGCGGCCTTCCAACGGATAGATTTGTATTTTTGGGTTTCTTGCCAAAAACATCGGGCAGGAGGGTTAATGTTTTAAAATCAGCCGATATAGATGCGACGATCATCTTCTATGAATCCCCCAACAGGATCATAAAATCACTCCTTTCAGTTAAAGAAGCACTTGGTAATAGAGATGTTGTTGTTGCCAGGGAGTTAACCAAGGTTTATGAGGAGTTTATTACAGGCAGTGTTGATGAGGTTATAGAAAAGCTCAAATCAAGGCCCTCCATAAAAGGCGAATTTGTAGTTCTTGTAAAGAAACATGTTTAA
- a CDS encoding methyltransferase family protein produces the protein MGFWWKIAFWLTVWSSVYMVNYISPELSYNPHLKKLFLIFGLFLILYGLALNIIAGKSLRKFGHEQPQDRLTQPDRLVEEGIFSCMRHPAIFGNIFIAIGFAFATQNIIVILFSGWLAAAGLYFIMNIEERETLTYFKDDYCQFIKSRPPFSFSIKCLLEGIKALKR, from the coding sequence ATGGGTTTCTGGTGGAAAATCGCTTTCTGGCTTACCGTGTGGTCTTCGGTGTATATGGTAAACTACATAAGTCCCGAATTGTCTTATAATCCACACCTAAAAAAACTATTTCTAATATTTGGCCTATTTTTAATCTTATATGGCCTTGCTTTAAACATCATAGCCGGCAAAAGCCTAAGAAAATTTGGCCACGAACAACCACAAGATAGACTGACACAACCTGATAGATTGGTCGAAGAAGGGATCTTCTCGTGCATGAGACATCCTGCAATCTTTGGCAATATCTTTATAGCTATAGGATTTGCTTTTGCAACCCAAAATATCATTGTAATTCTGTTTAGTGGGTGGCTTGCAGCGGCAGGACTGTATTTTATAATGAACATAGAGGAAAGAGAAACCTTAACATACTTCAAGGATGATTATTGCCAATTCATAAAATCTCGCCCGCCATTTAGTTTTTCCATAAAATGTTTATTGGAGGGCATAAAGGCACTAAAGCGATGA
- the mobA gene encoding molybdenum cofactor guanylyltransferase — protein sequence MRVLFCILAGGKSSRFNSDKRKAHLLGKELLDYPIESVELLGYRPIVSLRFNDDLKTDYPIVKDPLPFLGPLCGMLEVMKQNKADFYIFLTSDMPFITGKMLKMMIDNLSVQFDAVAFNCDGVRLFPLALSQKTERLIKNTGCKNRSIKSFIEKLNIKYIDWHNCTDFFNINTKEDLKKAEGYLLSKAE from the coding sequence ATGAGGGTTTTGTTCTGTATTTTGGCAGGCGGAAAGAGCAGCCGCTTCAACTCAGACAAAAGAAAAGCGCACCTGTTGGGTAAAGAACTACTGGATTATCCAATAGAAAGCGTTGAATTATTGGGATACAGGCCGATTGTATCTTTAAGGTTTAACGATGATCTTAAAACAGACTATCCAATCGTCAAAGATCCTTTGCCCTTTTTAGGCCCACTATGCGGCATGCTTGAGGTTATGAAACAGAACAAGGCTGATTTCTATATATTTTTGACATCAGATATGCCATTCATAACAGGCAAAATGCTAAAAATGATGATAGATAACCTAAGTGTTCAGTTTGATGCTGTTGCATTTAACTGTGATGGCGTAAGGCTATTTCCTTTAGCTTTGTCACAAAAGACAGAAAGGCTTATAAAAAATACAGGCTGTAAAAACAGAAGCATAAAGTCCTTCATAGAAAAGCTCAATATAAAATACATAGATTGGCACAACTGCACAGATTTTTTTAACATAAATACAAAAGAGGATCTAAAAAAAGCAGAAGGTTATTTGCTTTCAAAGGCAGAGTAA
- the ftsY gene encoding signal recognition particle-docking protein FtsY — MGFLKGIADKLFKTKQGFTEKIHEESKKDEPITDEYLDFIEELLIESDFGVKTTMKIMDAINEGIDSGSIRTRQDVEIKIREVILSILKQVEKPLEIKHKKFVILVVGINGSGKTTTIGKLASLNTDKGKKVMLVAADTFRAAAIEQLEEWAKRASASIVKQNEGADPAAVAFDGVSSGIARNYDVIFVDTAGRLHTQKNLMNEVIKIKKAVQKAYPEAPHEVLLVLDATIGQNAINQAREFNKALAISGIVLTKMDGTAKGGIIVAISEEFKIPIRYIGIGESLDDLKAFNARDFVESVFVP, encoded by the coding sequence ATGGGATTTTTAAAAGGGATAGCAGATAAGTTATTTAAAACAAAGCAGGGTTTTACAGAAAAAATACACGAGGAGTCAAAAAAGGATGAACCTATAACAGACGAGTACTTGGATTTTATTGAGGAGCTTTTAATAGAATCTGATTTCGGTGTTAAGACAACAATGAAAATCATGGATGCAATAAATGAGGGTATAGATAGCGGCTCTATAAGAACTCGCCAAGATGTTGAGATTAAGATAAGAGAAGTCATTTTGAGTATTCTTAAGCAGGTAGAAAAGCCACTGGAAATCAAACACAAAAAGTTTGTCATATTGGTTGTTGGCATAAACGGAAGCGGAAAAACGACCACTATAGGAAAGCTTGCAAGTCTAAACACGGATAAGGGTAAAAAGGTTATGCTTGTTGCAGCAGATACATTTAGAGCCGCAGCAATTGAACAGCTTGAAGAGTGGGCAAAAAGAGCCTCTGCTTCGATCGTAAAACAGAATGAGGGAGCAGATCCGGCTGCTGTTGCATTTGACGGTGTGTCAAGTGGTATTGCCAGGAATTACGATGTAATATTTGTCGATACGGCCGGTAGGCTTCATACACAGAAAAACCTTATGAACGAGGTTATAAAGATAAAAAAGGCTGTTCAAAAGGCCTATCCTGAGGCGCCGCATGAGGTATTGCTCGTTCTGGATGCAACCATAGGTCAGAATGCCATAAATCAGGCTAGAGAGTTCAATAAGGCTTTGGCTATAAGCGGCATTGTTCTAACAAAGATGGATGGGACAGCCAAGGGTGGTATAATTGTAGCTATAAGTGAAGAGTTTAAGATACCTATAAGATACATAGGTATAGGTGAAAGCTTAGATGATTTGAAAGCATTTAACGCGAGAGACTTCGTTGAATCGGTGTTTGTGCCATAA
- the eno gene encoding phosphopyruvate hydratase has product MSVIVDVYAFEILDSRGNPTIKCKLTTENGIVGVSEVPSGASTGDNEAVELRDKDERYRGKGVLNAVNNVNDKIANEIIGIDVFEQEEIDNTMIELDGTKNKSNLGANAILAVSMAAARAASLELGMPLYRYLGGLHANLLPLPMLNILNGGKHADNNVDFQEYMIVPVGAETFKDAMRMASDTFWALKALLKDRGLSTGVGDEGGFAPNLNSNEEPLQLIMEAIEKAGYKPMDDIALALDPASSEFYKDGKYIVGGETLTSEDMVGLYKELAHKYPIVSIEDGLAENDWDGWEKLTDELGDHLMLVGDDIFVTNTELIEKGIENAIANAVLIKLNQIGTVTETLDAIRLAEDAAYNFIISHRSGETSDTFIADLAVATNAGWIKTGSACRGERIAKYNRLIEIEEELFPYGEYPTWK; this is encoded by the coding sequence ATGAGTGTTATTGTAGATGTTTATGCTTTTGAAATTCTGGATTCAAGAGGTAATCCAACAATAAAATGCAAATTAACCACAGAAAACGGAATCGTTGGAGTATCAGAGGTGCCAAGCGGCGCATCAACAGGCGATAATGAAGCTGTTGAACTAAGAGATAAGGATGAAAGATATAGGGGTAAGGGCGTTTTGAACGCAGTAAATAATGTTAATGACAAGATAGCAAACGAGATAATAGGGATAGATGTTTTTGAACAGGAAGAAATCGATAATACCATGATAGAGCTTGATGGAACTAAAAATAAATCCAATTTGGGCGCCAATGCTATTTTAGCCGTTTCCATGGCAGCAGCAAGAGCTGCATCGTTGGAACTTGGTATGCCACTTTATAGGTATTTGGGTGGATTGCATGCAAACCTATTGCCGCTACCTATGTTAAACATATTGAACGGCGGTAAACATGCAGATAACAATGTGGATTTTCAGGAATATATGATTGTGCCTGTGGGTGCAGAAACTTTTAAAGATGCAATGAGAATGGCATCGGATACTTTTTGGGCATTAAAAGCCCTCTTAAAAGATAGAGGCCTTTCCACTGGAGTTGGTGATGAGGGTGGCTTTGCGCCTAATCTAAATTCTAATGAGGAGCCTTTGCAGTTGATTATGGAAGCCATAGAAAAAGCCGGATATAAACCTATGGATGATATAGCTTTGGCTTTAGATCCTGCAAGCAGTGAGTTTTACAAGGATGGTAAGTATATTGTGGGCGGAGAAACTTTAACAAGTGAGGATATGGTTGGATTATACAAAGAACTTGCCCACAAGTATCCCATAGTCTCCATTGAGGATGGATTGGCAGAAAACGACTGGGACGGATGGGAAAAGTTGACCGATGAATTGGGCGATCATCTAATGCTTGTTGGCGATGACATATTTGTTACCAATACTGAACTCATAGAAAAAGGAATAGAAAATGCTATTGCTAATGCAGTATTGATTAAGTTGAATCAGATAGGTACAGTTACCGAAACGTTGGATGCAATTAGGTTGGCCGAGGATGCGGCATACAACTTTATCATATCTCATAGGTCAGGTGAGACATCTGATACGTTTATAGCCGATTTGGCAGTTGCAACAAATGCTGGTTGGATTAAAACAGGTTCAGCCTGCAGGGGTGAAAGGATTGCTAAATACAATAGACTTATTGAAATAGAGGAAGAGTTGTTCCCTTATGGTGAATATCCGACATGGAAGTAG
- a CDS encoding enoyl-CoA hydratase/isomerase family protein → MSFNSEFILFEKDNDIGILTLNRANKHNAINKEYMNELSNFLDFAEKEPLKALVATSSGKNVFAAGGDIEYFLKLTSKKDAFSMALQMHNILSRFEDLEYPTVCAINGSAIGGGAEIILAFDIRFARSNIFIQFKEKEMGVTTGWGGTYRLVNIVGYSKALKMLLSAEKIDAKQAKDIGLVDDIYEESVLLDKTLEFCYNLKDDDVKLIKYIKRLAKESQFINRDEGMQLERVLFSDSWMFGKREKQMKKFISKRV, encoded by the coding sequence ATGAGTTTTAATTCCGAATTTATTCTATTTGAGAAAGATAACGATATAGGCATTTTAACGTTGAATAGAGCTAATAAGCATAACGCTATAAACAAAGAGTATATGAATGAGTTATCCAACTTTTTAGACTTTGCAGAGAAAGAACCCTTAAAGGCTTTAGTTGCAACCTCATCAGGTAAAAACGTCTTTGCTGCCGGAGGGGATATAGAGTATTTTTTAAAGCTCACAAGTAAAAAAGATGCATTTAGTATGGCACTTCAAATGCACAACATTTTATCCCGTTTTGAGGACTTAGAATATCCTACGGTGTGTGCCATAAACGGTTCTGCTATAGGTGGCGGGGCCGAGATTATTTTGGCTTTTGATATAAGATTTGCAAGAAGCAATATATTCATTCAGTTTAAAGAAAAAGAAATGGGTGTTACAACGGGGTGGGGTGGCACGTATAGACTTGTAAATATTGTAGGTTATTCCAAGGCTCTAAAAATGCTTTTATCGGCTGAGAAAATAGATGCCAAGCAAGCCAAGGATATTGGTCTTGTTGACGACATATATGAAGAAAGTGTGCTTTTGGATAAAACACTGGAGTTTTGTTATAATTTAAAAGACGATGATGTGAAGTTGATTAAATACATAAAAAGGCTCGCAAAAGAGTCTCAATTTATAAATAGGGATGAAGGTATGCAGCTTGAGCGGGTACTTTTTTCTGATAGTTGGATGTTTGGCAAAAGAGAAAAGCAAATGAAAAAATTTATCTCAAAAAGGGTTTAA